A single Ktedonobacteraceae bacterium DNA region contains:
- a CDS encoding nucleotide sugar dehydrogenase — translation MANICVIGTGYVGLVTGTCFADMGNRVTCVDIVAEKIERLKQGILPIYEPGLEELVERNVRAGRLHFTTSYSEGLDNVQFIFIAVNTPTGTSQGGADMRYVESAARGIAEELDHYAIIINKSTVPVGSGDVVSRIIRKNLKRPDVPFAVVSNPEFLREGSAVQDFQNPDRVVLGSADHDAACQVATLYLPLRAPTVITDLYTAEMIKYASNAFLATKISFINEIAQICERLGADVKEVAAGMGYDKRIGRAFLDAGLGYGGSCFEAGETVFTLNSPNVAAERFDKLFAKSGKPFQGDIVELLQPEDQRVLAFDLETGQSTLAGVKAITRRPYKGKMVKINTSMGRVLRVTADHPVIVYKDQQFNILAAEAVVPGDQLLALCELPAVEQAMTLNLVELLANTALEADVYVRPIDNSFSDQYESFAAAIPRDMLKHPHDIKRYNRMSLRLFRYLSQLQVLDVPAEKLRLYTAKGAATMINAVIPIDADLLRLCGYYLAEGYIAQDTGRAGFTFHEQEAEYIADVQRILHRLGLKFIERRSTNVLTTLVSSRIFCWLLRDILRCGARLEDKALPRLAFNVAPDLRRELIRGAFSCDGPVTTVQDGQNLVLEYATASKALVDGMALLLQTLGIIPSLHTRRMNKSKQEAYILRVSGYEQVAALKEASGGKRLAQIEALLAGYQGHIQSHGYNRHGAFATLSVREVEHKDVETTVYSMETSTGTLIASSGLISHNCFPKDVRALAHMADEAGLHPQLLHAVMDINHDQRRLVVTKLTSILGSLRGCTVGILGLAFKPNTDDMREAASVDIIRWVTSQGAEVRVYDPVAMQTGREALEREGIRMDMITFCQNAYEVAEGADALVIVTEWNEFKSLDMLQIRATMHRPVLIDGRNIYEPAEMGRLGFVYRGIGRATGPAPSVLPSGDSTSLIQQQSVIGIEGDGK, via the coding sequence GTGGCAAACATTTGTGTAATAGGAACAGGTTATGTAGGATTGGTGACGGGTACCTGTTTTGCCGATATGGGCAATCGCGTCACCTGCGTCGATATTGTTGCGGAAAAAATTGAGCGTCTCAAACAGGGCATTCTCCCTATTTACGAGCCGGGCCTGGAAGAGCTGGTCGAGCGCAACGTGCGCGCGGGCCGCCTGCATTTTACCACCAGCTACAGCGAAGGGCTCGACAATGTCCAATTTATTTTTATTGCCGTCAACACTCCCACCGGCACCAGCCAGGGAGGCGCGGACATGCGCTACGTCGAAAGCGCGGCACGTGGCATTGCCGAAGAACTCGATCACTACGCCATCATCATCAATAAGAGTACCGTCCCCGTGGGCAGTGGAGATGTGGTCTCGCGCATCATCCGTAAAAATCTGAAACGGCCGGATGTCCCGTTCGCGGTCGTCTCCAACCCCGAATTCTTGCGTGAAGGCTCGGCGGTGCAAGATTTCCAGAATCCTGATCGCGTGGTGCTGGGTTCAGCGGATCACGATGCCGCCTGCCAGGTCGCGACGCTCTATTTGCCGCTGCGCGCTCCCACGGTCATCACCGATCTTTATACTGCCGAGATGATCAAATATGCCTCTAACGCATTTCTGGCCACCAAAATATCCTTCATCAACGAGATTGCGCAAATCTGCGAGCGCCTCGGAGCAGATGTGAAGGAAGTGGCCGCCGGTATGGGCTATGATAAGCGCATCGGGCGGGCGTTCCTGGATGCTGGGCTGGGCTATGGCGGGAGTTGCTTTGAGGCGGGTGAAACGGTTTTCACCCTCAACAGCCCCAATGTGGCAGCGGAGCGCTTCGACAAGTTGTTTGCTAAAAGCGGCAAACCATTTCAGGGCGATATTGTGGAACTCCTGCAGCCGGAAGATCAGCGCGTGCTGGCCTTTGACTTAGAGACAGGACAATCTACCCTTGCCGGTGTAAAAGCCATCACACGACGACCCTACAAGGGGAAGATGGTGAAGATCAATACCAGCATGGGACGAGTGCTGCGCGTGACCGCCGACCATCCGGTTATCGTCTACAAGGATCAACAGTTCAATATTTTAGCGGCTGAAGCGGTTGTACCGGGAGATCAGTTGCTCGCCTTATGCGAGTTGCCCGCCGTCGAGCAGGCCATGACCCTCAACCTGGTCGAACTGCTGGCGAATACTGCGCTGGAGGCCGATGTCTATGTCAGGCCCATCGATAACAGCTTCAGCGATCAGTATGAGAGCTTCGCTGCCGCGATACCGCGGGATATGCTCAAGCATCCTCATGATATCAAGCGTTATAACCGCATGTCGCTGCGCCTGTTCCGCTACCTGAGCCAGTTACAGGTGCTCGATGTTCCCGCGGAGAAGCTGCGGCTGTACACGGCTAAGGGCGCGGCTACGATGATCAATGCCGTCATTCCAATCGATGCCGACCTGCTGCGTTTATGCGGCTATTATCTGGCGGAAGGCTATATTGCCCAGGATACGGGGCGCGCAGGATTCACCTTCCACGAGCAGGAAGCCGAATACATCGCCGATGTGCAGCGCATCCTGCATCGTCTGGGACTCAAGTTTATTGAACGGCGCTCTACCAATGTCCTGACAACTCTTGTCTCCTCACGCATCTTCTGCTGGCTGCTGCGCGATATCCTGCGCTGCGGTGCGCGCTTGGAAGACAAGGCGCTGCCTCGCCTGGCATTTAATGTAGCGCCGGATTTGCGGCGCGAATTGATACGCGGCGCTTTCAGCTGCGATGGCCCGGTTACAACTGTGCAGGATGGGCAAAACCTGGTGCTCGAATATGCAACCGCCAGCAAGGCGCTGGTGGATGGTATGGCGCTGCTGCTGCAAACGCTAGGGATTATTCCCTCTCTTCACACGCGCCGGATGAACAAATCGAAACAGGAGGCCTATATTCTGCGGGTGAGCGGCTACGAACAGGTAGCGGCGCTCAAAGAGGCATCCGGCGGCAAGCGTCTTGCGCAGATAGAGGCGCTGCTAGCGGGCTATCAAGGGCATATACAGTCCCATGGTTACAATCGTCATGGGGCATTCGCGACGCTCAGCGTGCGCGAAGTCGAGCATAAAGACGTTGAAACGACTGTCTACAGCATGGAGACGAGTACGGGAACGCTGATCGCATCGTCGGGTCTGATTAGCCATAACTGTTTCCCCAAGGACGTGCGCGCCCTCGCCCATATGGCCGACGAGGCCGGTCTGCACCCGCAGTTGCTGCACGCCGTCATGGATATCAACCATGACCAGCGCCGCCTCGTCGTAACGAAGCTGACCTCTATTCTTGGCTCCCTGCGCGGCTGCACCGTCGGCATCCTCGGCCTGGCCTTCAAGCCCAACACTGACGATATGCGCGAAGCTGCATCTGTTGATATCATTCGCTGGGTCACAAGCCAGGGGGCCGAAGTGCGCGTCTATGATCCGGTCGCCATGCAGACCGGGCGCGAGGCGCTTGAGCGCGAAGGCATACGCATGGATATGATTACATTCTGCCAGAACGCTTATGAAGTTGCCGAAGGCGCGGACGCCCTGGTCATCGTTACCGAGTGGAACGAATTCAAATCGCTCGATATGCTCCAGATTCGCGCCACCATGCATCGTCCCGTCCTTATCGATGGCCGCAATATTTACGAGCCGGCGGAGATGGGCCGCCTCGGCTTTGTCTATCGCGGTATCGGGCGAGCTACAGGTCCCGCCCCCTCGGTGCTGCCATCAGGCGATAGCACAAGCCTGATACAACAGCAATCGGTCATCGGTATAGAAGGAGACGGGAAATAG
- a CDS encoding MBL fold metallo-hydrolase — MKESMPEEELEQEQAPIVACITVGAFQENCYLYACPQTLEAVIIDPGDEAERIIEHIQELQLIPKYILNTHGHIDHISAIDAVSAVYPVPLAIHAADVHMYTDENMASMFGRKAPLVKRKPDMLLKEGDEISFGTLTLEVLHTPGHTRGGVCFVSRPYCVFSGDTLFYRGIGRTDLEGGNYEQIERSIREKLYTLEDDLVVFPGHGSPTTIVEEKYENPFVNVEEL; from the coding sequence ATGAAAGAGAGCATGCCCGAAGAGGAGCTAGAACAAGAACAAGCACCAATTGTCGCGTGTATCACGGTTGGAGCATTTCAAGAAAATTGTTACCTGTATGCCTGTCCTCAGACACTCGAAGCGGTCATTATCGATCCGGGCGACGAGGCGGAGCGCATCATAGAACACATTCAAGAATTACAGCTGATCCCCAAATACATCCTCAACACGCATGGACATATCGACCATATCTCGGCCATTGATGCTGTCAGCGCAGTTTATCCTGTGCCGCTGGCGATTCACGCCGCTGATGTCCATATGTATACCGATGAAAATATGGCGAGCATGTTTGGCAGGAAAGCGCCGCTGGTCAAGCGCAAACCGGATATGCTGCTCAAAGAAGGTGACGAGATCTCCTTCGGCACGCTTACGCTTGAAGTGCTGCATACTCCAGGTCATACGCGCGGCGGAGTCTGCTTTGTCAGCCGTCCTTATTGTGTATTCAGTGGCGACACCCTTTTCTATCGAGGCATCGGACGCACCGATCTTGAAGGGGGAAATTATGAACAAATTGAGCGGTCGATCCGGGAAAAGCTCTATACGCTTGAGGATGACCTGGTCGTCTTTCCGGGGCATGGCTCGCCGACCACAATAGTAGAAGAGAAATATGAAAATCCATTTGTCAACGTAGAGGAGCTATAA
- a CDS encoding HAMP domain-containing sensor histidine kinase, which translates to MSIPIALAAWLFKQRGALIAAGASVLAIIVVNSITLGSIWWPYGLITVFLVGSVALLAEGCIIGYLRSALDIADSARLKAQEAEQQLAIAYEQQRELNEIKDQFLLNVNHELRTPLTELHGYIELLRDYQGQLDETLRATFLDHAARGCEELQLLVDNVLDAVQSDKKMKTLRIERLNVAREVAYVLELFDPRKIETYSVHLDIAENLAVWGDEQSLRQVLRNLLSNAFKYAPEHTPITISAGLRAGEDGQASRQSYVRICVKDAGPGIPQDEIPLLFGKFVRLQRDVSGAVRGSGLGLYICKQLVEAMNGHIWVESSGIPGEGSCFCFTLPGASSDDSR; encoded by the coding sequence TTGAGCATACCGATTGCGCTGGCCGCGTGGTTATTCAAGCAGCGTGGGGCGCTAATTGCCGCGGGCGCTTCAGTGCTGGCAATCATTGTTGTCAATTCTATTACGTTGGGGTCGATCTGGTGGCCGTATGGGCTTATCACGGTTTTTCTTGTTGGCTCGGTAGCATTATTGGCCGAGGGATGCATCATCGGCTATCTACGCAGCGCACTGGATATCGCGGACAGCGCCCGCTTGAAAGCGCAAGAGGCGGAACAGCAGTTAGCTATTGCATACGAGCAGCAGCGCGAGTTGAATGAGATCAAAGACCAGTTTTTGCTCAATGTCAACCATGAGTTGCGGACTCCGCTCACGGAATTACATGGATATATCGAATTGCTGCGTGACTATCAAGGACAACTGGATGAGACACTGCGGGCAACATTTCTCGATCATGCCGCGCGTGGATGTGAAGAACTACAATTGCTGGTTGACAATGTGCTGGACGCGGTACAATCCGATAAGAAGATGAAGACTCTTCGCATAGAGAGATTAAACGTTGCCCGGGAAGTTGCGTATGTGCTTGAACTATTCGATCCGCGTAAGATCGAAACTTACTCTGTACACCTGGATATTGCTGAAAACCTGGCGGTATGGGGTGACGAGCAATCGCTGCGCCAGGTGCTGCGCAATTTGCTCTCCAATGCCTTTAAATATGCTCCCGAGCATACTCCTATCACTATCAGCGCCGGTTTGCGGGCAGGCGAGGACGGCCAGGCTTCCAGGCAATCTTATGTGCGTATCTGTGTGAAAGATGCAGGCCCGGGCATTCCACAAGATGAAATTCCTTTGCTCTTCGGCAAGTTTGTGCGCCTGCAACGTGATGTTTCCGGCGCTGTAAGAGGCAGCGGCCTGGGTCTTTATATCTGCAAGCAACTGGTAGAGGCGATGAATGGGCATATCTGGGTCGAAAGCTCAGGTATACCTGGGGAAGGAAGCTGCTTCTGCTTTACGCTGCCGGGTGCTTCCTCCGATGATTCCCGATAA